Genomic segment of Benincasa hispida cultivar B227 chromosome 1, ASM972705v1, whole genome shotgun sequence:
ccatttttaactaatatatatatttatatattaaaaaaaaaagagtaaaaccgaaccatttttaatttaaagaataaaaccgAACAAAaccgttttttaattaaaaaaatataagagatttttaaaaaatttcaaaatcgaatttaaaactGAACCGAACCGCATATATGCAATTCGATTCGATTTGATTTCACATGTTAGAAAATTCGGTTTAGTTTAGTTCGGTTTGCACCATTAAAACAACTATCCAATTTACTGAAGAACCTGATTTTATAAAACTAAGTTCACCAAATATATACAGAACCCCAATCTTTCCCCTTTGTTTTCAAACTTACTACAGCTGTTTTAAAGAATCGAGAGGGGCATAGATCTTCACCTTACCCGGCAAATCACTTGGTCGCCGACATCGCTTATCTCCTTCGGAAGCTGCTCCATCCACTCCGATGATGAAAGTAAAAAGCTCTCACGTTAACTTATATAAAGGGAAATCGTAAATAACCAAgtttcaatttttccaaatagCCGCAGCCGCTTTTTTAAAACTGTTAGTAAATATAAATTGGACTCGAGATTTACAACGTCAGATTTATATAAGATTTGGGCCGGATTAGGAAAAGATTATTCGATAAAATTTGAGAAGGAATAATATTGGTATAGGATTTGGAAAGATGGGATGacacttgaaaaagaaaaagaaaaaggaagatttATAAAATTAGTCTAGCAATATTTTTGTCCtaaactttaattatattttataacaagattttcaatctttttctttttcttgaccATTTAAACGTTGTAATACACTCTCTTGATGCCAAAAAATGGATCAACCATAAATTTACTTTTCGGTGAAAAATTGTCCGAGTACCTACAAGACAAAAGTGAGATctttttttgttgaaaatttatgtgaaatataaataaatacgaaaaaaactaaattatatctcaAACCCCAACTTCCACATGTTAGAGTCAAATAAGTAATCGatcataaaatatcaaataaataagataaagaaaaaaaacgacACCGAAAAATATACTGGTTCGCCTCAAACTTGGGACTACGCCCAGTCTTCTACCATGACTAGTTATACTATAATGGAGATTGCAAAGACATCTAGAAACACATTTACAATTTCTTCCTAAATAGCACAACACGAATTATTTGAATCCAATCACGACTCGGTAACTTGAAATAAACAATAAGGGTATGTTTGATGCGTgatttgagttgagttggtaattatgaTTTGAAGAGTTAAATTATTTGgggagttaaattgtctgtatttgtttgcagagttgagttgagttggtaattattgtctgtgtttgttgtgcaaagttgagttgagttggtaattattgtctgtgtttattgtgcaaagttgagttgagttagggatgtgatgcagttttttgtgaatgagattagttctattttttatttcattcttttattttttagttttatgttttgctattgttgattaattttcaaatatacacatattttctcaaatcatttatgataTAAACTGAACAATCTCAACTTTTTCTCAATTTATAGAatataatagattatttttcatatattcttttcaaaaactgtaataattataattcttttcaATCGGTAAAACATACCAATAAAATACATTTCATATTACTGttcaattaattggtatattgtatattgtatttatatatattgaatgtatgtatatttattgaaggtaattatcccaattactaattggtatattgtatgtatatattgaatcttgctaccttaacattattattttacatatcatacagtttatttttatataatatggataaTATATTTGGAATTAAAATTGTACATAGGATAATTACCTTTTATTTGATTATGATAGTGAGAATGTGATGTAGTACAAtaacatttttcataagatcacaaaaataatataaaacgaTCGAACATGTGGcagtttcaaaaaaaaaataaatgttctttgcatacttataatataacacAGTGATGGCCTCAGGTAGAACATAACATAAGATAAGATTGATCCAAGAAATCCAACAAAAACAATTAACTAAATCATCATatcaaatttttgtaaagtgacGTTCCAAAGGtttgatgattaaaaaaaaaaaaaaatcacccaTAGTTTTTGTTTATGAACTTAATAAAGGGAATAAATACCTACCAACACAACAACTTATATCCATCTATCAAAAGAGAAACCataacataaataataatacaCACTGAAATTTAAAGAAACATTCTATTGGTTAATCATTGTTTATGGGTTAAGTAAAACGGGTTTGGAGTTTTTTACTCAATAATCCCAACAAATTTTATCCTTGAATTCTTTCCTAGGTCCATCAAACTCTCACTAAGCTCTCTTGTGCTATTGTTAATCTCTTTCCTATATTCATCTGAACTCTTCTTGGACTATTTTTTAGGCTCCTATAAATTTCACTAAGCTCACTTAACAACATTTTTCTTCGGAAACAAATGCATCAtagatgaaataaaaaattatatactaGAGTATTACTTTCACTAAATCAACATCacttttcatataaaaaaaaatatcatttaaaatCATCATGAAGGCATTCTTCCTCATGTCTCACCAACCAATTAATTAGCTCCATAGCACAATTTTTGCCTCTCACAAACAACCTCTAACACTTTTTAAGCGCTTGAAAAGTCATTTTATACATTTTCTTAATTGGGCACATTTAAATCTAAAACATTTTACTTAACTAcgattattttttgaataattatatttttcataggAAACAAACTCAttaataatgaaagaaaaatttatatACTAGAGTATTActttcattaaataaacatcatttctcatttaaaaaaaatcaacatcaTTTAAAACTATCGTGAAGGCATTCTTCCTCTGTCTTACCAATCAAATAACTATCTTCATAGACGATCTTTGCCTCTTACAAATAACCTCAACATTTTTTAAGCACTTGACAAGTTATTATATACCATCTCTTAATCGTACATATTGAAATTTACAATATTTTACTTAACTATGATTATTGtatgaataattatatttttcttagtAAACaaactcaccaatgtgaaagaaaaatttatatACCAGAAAATTACTTTCATTAAATCAACATCATTTTTCATCaggaaaaaacaataataaatgaataaataaataaaatctaacatcatttaaatttaaaaccaCTGCGAAGGCATTCTTCCTCGTGTCTCACCAACCAATTAATAGCTCCTTCCATAACATGATCTTTGCCTCCCACGACAACCCCAAAAAAGGCAAGAACATCCAAAGAACATGGCATGCAAACTCAATTggtatgatttaaatttaaattactaCACTCTCCAAAATATACCAATCCCATCTCATGGATTTCATCGCTTTTGCTCTCGCAATTCTCTTTACAGCACTTGTAAGATCTCTATGCCTGAAAGTATTCACaaaccccaaaaatctcccacctGGCCCCCGCCGGTGGCCCATCGTCGGCAACCTCCTCCAACTCACCCACCTTCCCCACCGCGACATGGCGGAGCTCTGTCGAAAGCACGGCCCACTCGTCTACTTAAAGCTCGGCAGCGTCGACGCCATCACCACTGACGACCCCGCCACCATCCGCGAGATCCTCCTTCAACAGGACGACGTTTTCGCCTCCCGGCCGAGGACTCTCGCCGCCGTGCATTTGGCCTACGGCTGCAGCGACGTCGCTTTGGCCCCTTTCGGCCCTAATTGGAAGCGGATGAGGAGGATTTGTATGGAGCATCTTCTAACAAGCAAACGGTTGGATTCGTTCTCGGCCCATCGGGCCTCGGAGGCCCAATATTTGGTCCAAGATGTCTGGGCCAGGGCCCAAAATGGAAAGGCTGTGAACTTGAGGGAGGTTTTGGGGGGATTTTCAATGAACAATGTGACTAGGATGTTGCTCGGGAAGCAATACTTTGGGGGTGGATCTGCTGGCCCAAATGAGGCTATGGAGTTTATGCATATAACCCATGAGTTGTTTAGGCTTTTGGGGGTGATTTATTTGGGGGACTATTTGCCATTTTGGAGGTGGGTGGATCCTCATGGGTGTGAAGAGAAGATGAGAAAAGTGGAAAAGCAAGTGGATGATTTTCACACCAAGATTATTGAAGAACATAGAAAGGAAAGGGAGAGAAGGAAAATTAGTGGAGAACAAGATGATGGTGATGGAAATATGGACTTTGTTGATGTTTTGTTGTCATTGCCTGGTGAAGATGGGAAGGAACAtatggatgatgttgaaatcAAAGCCCTAATTCAAGTACTCTCTTTATAAAATGAACCCatgttcatgttttttttttccagtttgAGTTTTGATTTTAAGTGGTTATTTCTGTTGTTTGTATGATTTAGGACATGATTGCTGCAGCAACCGACACGTCAGCTGTGACGAATGAGTGGGCAATGGCTGAAGTGATTAAACATCCACACGTTCTTGCGAAGGTTCAAGAGGAGCTCGATGTTGTTGTAGGTCCTAATCGATTGGTGTTGGAATCTGATTTGGTTCGTCTTAATTACTTGCGATGTGTCGTACGCGAGACTTTTCGTATGCATCCAGCTGGTCCGTTTTTAATTCCTCACGAATCGTTGGGTGACACAAAAATCCATGGGTATGATATTCCTGCGAAGACTCGAATCTTCATCAACACTCATGGGTTAGGTCGAAACACTAAAATTTGGGACAATGTGGAGGAGTTTAGGCCAGAGAGACATTGGCCAACAGATGGAATTGCGAAAAAAGTAGAGATAAGTCATGGAGCAGATTTTAAAATTCTTCCATTTAGCGCGGGCAAGCGAAAGTGTCCTGGCGCTCCACTTGGGGTAACTTTAGTGTTAATGGGCTTAGCTCAACTATTTCACAGTTTCGATTGGACTCCACCAAAAGGAATGGAACCAAAAGATATCGATACCAACGAGGTATATGGGATGACAATGCCCAAAGCTCATTCCTTAATAGCTATTGCTAAGCCACGTTTGGCCCCTCATTTGtatcaatcaaaatgaaatacatCTTTTTATTTTGACATGCTTTTATATTTCAATAATGTATACATTGTATTCTTATTATTTCAACTCAATTAAATTAAGCCATATAAATAGGGAGATTTGGtttcacaaaaaaaatcaatatggaaaatattttattgagtTGGTTTTTTGTgattaattttggtgaaaatGTGGGGTCTCCCTATCAGCAAAAGGTATTGTGAAGTGTGATATAGAGACGTACAAAAGGTACAATCAACCCTACAAATCTAGGACGTTGTTTTTATGGCAAGGACAACAACCATTGTCaataatgtaaaataataaaaccatTCATTTGAGGAAAGTCAACTTGATTACACACAATGTGACAAACAATAAAGggggaaataataataatgaaagaaacaataataaaataaaaacactattTTTGGCAAATATTTGGATGACATGTTTGTATGGCTTTGGCTCATTCACATTCCTATTatattgatgttgatattgatattgatgttgatgttggttTGATGCGATATGGTTCGATCTTTAGTATTTGATCATTTAATTCTTTCTCAGTTGAATGCGTATGCTTGACTTATGGAAGTGGAGCACGTGATGTTCTCGAAGTCGAAGTCTTGGAAGTCTTGGAAGAACAGCTAACCCCCACAATTGAAGAGAACccctttatttatagagttctctgaTGGGTTTCATGGAATTGGGCTTGATTAGTCCATGCGAAAGAACCCGAAGGTAGCAGAAGCAGGGATCaacccaatttcaattttatcacgGAATACAAACTTACATAACAAAAATTATGCAATTTAAtagaatataaagcatgcttttagagaATGAATAATTAGGGTTCGAAGAATTatttacccttgaagccaagaagtgaacaccaccacaagaatttcctctgtattctctttaggATAGGGTGAGAATATCAGGAGTTGTGGGCACTGAATATTTTTTGGAGAGGGAGAAGAACTTTCTTTTTAGATGATTTTTCAAGGAAGTATTCTGTAAGAAATACACCACACACAGGGAGATCTGTTTTCTTCAtttgaaacaaaaatgaaaacgtgaaaataaaaaaccaacccCTACACGTCTTCCACCAGAGAGAAAAGACgagaagggagttacaactccctccttaattaattttcaaataaaattaattaaatttaaaattattaataaataaaaattatttgatatatatatatgataactaccttatcatatatattaaactatatgttatatcaaatataacacataacctatagtttttatattgtatcaaatataatataacctatagtttttatttctctcgataatgtatggtatttaatataaatcacattcatacaaaatataattatatgaatctcatccatataattaatacttgaatcatattcaaatacttaattcctctcaaaatgaactttatattatattgtatcaaatacattatattaattatatcacatacaattaatttagattaattatatcatatataattgttggattttatgtcctaaaactcgtagtttgaaattaataaacatattctgttttgtttttcgataaagttgttattgaaattgtaatcttgaatcctataaactaaggtcctaaggctatttaatgtagtttgaactttatgtagtgacataaaggtggatcaagttcaaatatatagccaaaatggtctataatatacaaataaggttgggcgtcttgttctggggacactatggatgcgacccactttgtagttagtacaaacgatgtgatcctgaatcgttcatatagagatatgtgagtgagggtatcctatgcaatgagtttgcataagactaaaccatgaaatagtcactttttacgttctaaatgccgttttatgtataaaactgactatttcgttaattgatgacctaggtaacttaatcttaatcctgagctaactatgaactcctattcacttggaattatccttagatctgcataggcgagggtagctcattatcgctgacccaataagcctcccatttcaagggtaagatcaggtggatagctgggaacatagggtgcaagatggaattcactcctacccgttatagggatagtagataggttgttccctttaatactgaatccaggtcttgaacaaggggccccatcctctccttggcccgagaggagtttggtttataggttggaccttaaaccaattgttcattagaggatcagtgaaacttaaggaacaagatgtagtattgggggtaaaacagtttttatgacccagctgaGATTACAAataatctgtgaaggattagcttactaatcacggttatatcaaatggacacaaagatatctatagtgaggggagtgcaactacgggactatagtggaatgacccgttagttaacgaatattgattagctccgtctaaagagtttagccagctaattctcggatcgttggagcccatgatctataggtccattaggttcccctactagctcatatggaataaacttagaatagtatgatagataattcgaattgttcgaattaggtgaagagagagaaaccaacaAAGTATATGTGAATATATAGTCGGTTCTTCaaatttagagatacaactttaatatttaaatgtgattataaatatcaagaatatgataCGTCAtatcggaagctcggaaataatggaaatgatcaaagatgtaaaaagtcaaatggttgactttgactttgaaaagtcaaactttgatcgacctttatattcaaatgtgattgaatttttgaaaaaatgaatgcagattctatgcctcgggaggtcaaaattagtcaacacgggaaaataataaaaagtcaaaatgttgactttttggtcaaagtttgactttgacaaaataaCTATTTGctctttgactatagttagtgagaaaatccaaacttttgttggataatttcactaacaaaatagtgggctagatgttggcttatagtggagacattaagcccacttagatagtggattataggtgttgggtttttatggatttgtttcatgcaaatgttgcatggttttttctataaaatggacttttgaatttggataaaaacttttgaatttttgccaattttagttttcaaaatgttgctggaaaaataaaaacccaaaccacaaaattccatttattttccatctctttctctctctcgggttcttcattcatcgggtcccacaacccggttctgagtccagaggatagtaggtcaactctagtggtggtccgaaaaagttcgggtcgagattcagcgaggaaaagcgttGTTCGGAAGCTACAAAGGTTATTTCCTATCCACTtttatttaccattttttcctccatttgcatgcttatttcctttaaattaaaagcaattagagtgtaattaggtcattTTTCCActacgtatgtctcgtgttccatcatgtggtatcaaagcatgctttaattacgctcaattgcttttggtaggtgttttttttcctttctattcaaaggttgaatgaaatatggactaaagtgAATTTATTacgattttggcattgtttttctttaaattttttgtggaaatttgtaattgctcacatgtttatgagcattattGTGTGacaaagggtctgtaaatttgttggagtcattagagttgaaattaggctgtaattgctTGATTCCAGGAGAAAGAACAGCagcaaaaatggagaaaaattgaTCACAGACCCGGAATTAGCCTCCAGACCCGAGAGAATGCTCCCAGACCCGACCCGAGCAGTGATCTGACCCGGTTCGGAGAAGCCTCGTGCGCGCCAGCTGTCGAAGAAGTGCTCCGGCCTGTTCCGCGACCCGAAAGAAGACTCTGACCCGGATTTCTCGCACGTGCGCCTGTCTCGCACGCTGCCCCACCCGGATTCGACTAGTGCGACCCGCACGCCCGTGCGCCGTGTGCCAAATCGATTCGTTGCCCGCCTGTTCGCGCCCGCGCGCCCGCTCCACTTTCGTTGACCCGCCCCGCGCCTCCGTTGACTGCGCCAGCAAGAGTTGACTAGCCGGTCCAGACGGTCTGTACCAGTTCGTTTGACCTAgttgagccggtttgaccggttcaacttggttttttggtgtttttgggcTGGTTTTAGTGGTTTTGAGCGATTCTAGATAgtttaaagtgtttgaagtcagttccgggaagctggttgctatttttattaataaattagttatttgtttgtttttaatgccaaaatcggtccactttagtgttgtctacctattatgcatgtgatgtataatgttgtatgattatgtgtgcatatagtatgccatataattttaaaaccccaccataggaaaaacatgtgacatgcatttgttatatcttataagtgttttaaatatatactatgcatgcttagttttaatataaatgttatattaaagcatgtttgattgaaggaagcatgttatatagatgaatgctctagggttataatttttataattatttataattgttataaaataacctagacttctaaaatctataacaaaataagatgcatgctcacttaggcttaaccatcgagcaatcccaattCTCATAGAAAATAAGTcaatatcttgtaaaaccgaagttacaagaaaactcacccggcaagatcttggcaaaagtCAGATAaaatgactaaggttgaaggtatttaagttgaagTTCACGGAACACCTATTACCTGGAGATCGAACTGGcatctgagttaggttaaaccggttttatgagcatgtgtgagcggtggtgaggtaataaaatttgtttatcacctagacatcgtaggttaaaatccaatataaaagttatactcggatgaatcacctagacttaggatatgtttagttagccgaaatatatcgctaagtattttatatcctaaccgtctagaacacttcagctggagagaagtaatgtacttttagctttagcgtccctaagagttcatacAGTGAGATCATGCTTGGCTTTAAGCTGCCCTGGGAGTGgactccattcggagagtgtttgcatgaagtcaattccaaggtgaatagggaagtTGTTcctagtaagtgggagaaggaagtgttcaacacatcctatggtctcttccattaggtcgcatcGTGAGATTCTTATAATGCGCTTGCATGTCTGCCCtagagcgaccttaccaatcggagggctgtattataggattcggaactccacgaactctagaaattgatagggtctctcaggtctgttttcattcttgtctttccaatttcaggagcataatgatttcaatctttgaggtctgaaaatggaatgtcacacttacgagaattactaagtgttggtaaattcttgaccaaagaaGCAATAACTAAGTTACTATAAGAATaattattctggtgatagtatctagtcaagatagtcttggttcaacggaggaatagtcgatcacccctcggtgaaggttattctaaaccgttgaaatatcgttgcaaaatataataatgaagggtacattattagtttttttttttgccaaacctgattggatttaaaagattaatgttttttttactaaaaaggatttgtttttcttttcagcatgactagctcaaTAATTCATCTCTTAGCTTCCAAGAAACTAAACGGCGAtattactcaacatggaaaaacgaTCTGAATTCAACATCAataatagatgacctgagatttgtcttaactgaggaatgtcctcaggcccaTGCCTCGAAAGAAgtacaaggtaaatatgatttactagttgctgaaacatgtttagtggagcaTGATACCTCAacttggatattggattcaggagccactaatcatatttgcttctcttttcaaaaaactagttcctggaaaaagcttgaagaaggcgaacaggagaggttgtctcgacCGAAGCAATGGGaaacttgaagttgttttttcaatgatagatatatcatacttaaagatgttttgtatgctcctaaaataagacaaaatttgatatctatcacatgtatattggaacaaatgtataaaatatcttttgaagttaatgaagcgttca
This window contains:
- the LOC120070266 gene encoding cytochrome P450 703A2, with the protein product MDFIAFALAILFTALVRSLCLKVFTNPKNLPPGPRRWPIVGNLLQLTHLPHRDMAELCRKHGPLVYLKLGSVDAITTDDPATIREILLQQDDVFASRPRTLAAVHLAYGCSDVALAPFGPNWKRMRRICMEHLLTSKRLDSFSAHRASEAQYLVQDVWARAQNGKAVNLREVLGGFSMNNVTRMLLGKQYFGGGSAGPNEAMEFMHITHELFRLLGVIYLGDYLPFWRWVDPHGCEEKMRKVEKQVDDFHTKIIEEHRKERERRKISGEQDDGDGNMDFVDVLLSLPGEDGKEHMDDVEIKALIQDMIAAATDTSAVTNEWAMAEVIKHPHVLAKVQEELDVVVGPNRLVLESDLVRLNYLRCVVRETFRMHPAGPFLIPHESLGDTKIHGYDIPAKTRIFINTHGLGRNTKIWDNVEEFRPERHWPTDGIAKKVEISHGADFKILPFSAGKRKCPGAPLGVTLVLMGLAQLFHSFDWTPPKGMEPKDIDTNEVYGMTMPKAHSLIAIAKPRLAPHLYQSK